A portion of the Acanthopagrus latus isolate v.2019 chromosome 21, fAcaLat1.1, whole genome shotgun sequence genome contains these proteins:
- the LOC119010644 gene encoding uncharacterized protein LOC119010644 translates to MDSEANRTIEMPALGRPFNLGMLYDCRSEKFIPGMTLWDHDDLVKHVGERPQNYNGVKIDASESIQDKCSALNVEGSVKASLFCGLISVEGSAKYLHDYKTYKNQARVTLEYEAYTKFQELSMDHLGKCNVKHPEIFEKGLATHVVTGILYGAKAYFVFDREVSNGESQQQCEGRLTEIITKIPLIAGKGSLNIKDKDKQRDDKFSCNFHGDFLLDKTPVSFQDAIQVYQSLPKLLGANGENAIPVKVWLMPLISFDSSAAKLAHEESSVCIDEMQAVLEDLREAQMRCNDALRAAAQQGPGSGKKIKTFKDMCSKFKKEFQQNLAKKLPAIRRGEEEEDAVLKEIQEQRRSSPFNSKNLNQWLDRNERETCILNSLTSNMKNTKIVSSPTDLYKESLSADHAVCFVFPSPGSDEKYLSTLSNYLKQTPKTDDTEESRTHDVEKEQWYASREATDTMRSKAKLFSDFAEANKENKNIKFLAVGSTDESQKGSSIVLYKDGFSVNENFEPPSKPETLTVTDINHNSVTLKICPAEFGAENITSYSVEYCVSGQDGWKEKTAAGAEEVTVSDLSPNTEYKFRCRAVTSVGVGPANEVTGSIKTTAGKRLADVVKENSKLLENQPGPLPVYKVPLVEETMRVTGGRCFSFGNESTKHNRTIMVLGATGAGKSTLINGMINYILGVEWEDSYRFKLVDEDQLKSQAESQTSEVTVYKINHQEGSKIRYSLTIVDTPGFGDVKGKERDKQITEQLRDLFSSNQDVSDIDAVCFVAQAALARLTPSQKYVFDSVLSIFGKDVAENIRVLVTFADGQRPPVLEAIRASGVPCPKTEDGLPLHLKFNNSALFADNKSSAAGSMREEDEDGGFGQMFWNMGTRSMKKFFDALNVIETKSLTLTVEVLRERQELEDAVENLQRQVKLGLAKLEEIKETSEKLKEHEADISRNENFEFYVTVTKPVKVTISHSGFYLTNCQQCHYTCHFPCGIPNDADKRKCSAMAPNGHCKKCPGKCHWDVHYNQKYKWEYEEVQEKQTVKKLKEKYLEASEAETLVQALIDKLRAEYDHVQTEVEKLMESSAKCLKRLKEIALNPDPLSTPEYIDMLVEEEKSEGKPGWKQRVQYLITMREKAEIMAKLDRGEILLQSP, encoded by the exons ATGGACTCCGAAGCCAACAGGACGATCGAGATGCCAGCGCTCGGTCGGCCCTTCAACCTCGGGATGCTGTACGACTGCCGCAGTGAGAAATTCATCCCTG GCATGACGTTATGGGACCACGATGATCTGGTTAAACATGTTGGAGAAAGACCACAAAACTACAATGGTGTGAAAATAGATGCATCTGAATCAATTCAGGACAAATGTTCAGCTCTGAATGTTGAAGGATCTGTGAAGGCGAGTTTATTCTGTGGACTCATATCTGTTGAAGGATCTGCTAAATACCTGCATGATTATAAGACTTACAAAAACCAGGCCAGAGTCACACTGGAATATGAAGCTTACACAAAGTTCCAGGAACTGTCGATGGATCATCTTGGAAAATGCAACGTAAAGCATCCCgaaatatttgaaaaaggaTTAGCAACACATGTAGTCACAGGTATCCTTTATGGAGCTAAAGCCTACTTTGTCTTTGACCGTGAGGTGTCCAATGGTGAAAGTCAACAACAGTGTGAGGGCCGACTGACGGAGATCATCACAAAGATTCCCCTTATTGCGGGTAAAGGTTCCCTGAatataaaagacaaagacaaacaaagagatGATAAATTCTCCTGCAACTTCCACGGAGACTTCTTACTAGATAAAACTCCCGTGTCCTTTCAGGATGCAATACAAGTCTACCAAAGTCTGCCGAAATTGCTGGGAGCCAACGGAGAAAACGCCATACCGGTGAAGGTCTGGCTGATGCCACTGATAAGTTTTGATTCTTCTGCTGCAAAACTTGCGCATGAGGAAAGTTCTGTGTGCATTGATGAAATGCAGGCTGTCCTGGAGGACCTGAGGGAGGCACAAATGAGGTGTAATGATGCactgagagctgctgcacagcagGGTCCAGGAAGTGGCAAAAAGATTAAAACCTTTAAAGACATGTGCTCCAAGTTCAAGAAGGAATTCCAACAAAACTTGGCCAAGAAACTTCCAGCAATccggagaggagaagaggaagaggacgctGTGCTCAAAGAGATCCAGGAGCAGAGACGTTCTTCTCCTTTCAACAGTAAAAACCTGAATCAGTGGTTGGACCGTAACGAGAGAGAAACATGCATCTTAAACTCCCTGACCAGCAATATGAAAAACACTAAGATTGTCTCATCTCCAACAGACCTTTATAAGGAAAGTCTCAGTGCAGatcatgctgtgtgttttgttttcccctcaccGGGAAGTGATGAAAAGTACCTCTCAACTTTATCAAACTACTTGAAACAAACACCCAAAACAGACGATACTGAAGAGTCTCGTACTCATGATGTAGAGAAGGAACAGTGGTACGCCTCAAGAGAAGCAACAGATACAATGAGGAGTAAAGCAAAACTCTTCAGTGACTTTGCAGAGGCCAACAAGGAGAACAAGAACATTAAGTTCTTGGCAGTTGGTTCAACAGACGAGTCACAGAAAGGTTCAAGCATCGTACTCTATAAAGACGGCTTCTCTGTTAATGAGAACTTTGAACCTCCTTCAAAACCTGAAACATTAACAGTCACAGACATAAACCACAACAGTGTGACGCTGAAGATTTGTCCAGCAGAGTTTGGAGCAGAGAACATCACCTCCTACTCTGTTGAGTACTGTGTCAGTGGACAggatggatggaaagaaaagacGGCAGCAGGAGCTGAAGAAGTCACAGTGAGCGATCTGAGTCCAAACACAGAGTACAAGTTCAGATGCAGAGCAGTGACCTCAGTAGGTGTTGGACCAGCCAATGAAGTCACTGGTTCCATTAAAACCACAGCTGGAAAACGACTGGCAGATGTtgttaaagaaaacagcaaactgcTGGAAAATCAGCCAGGTCCTCTCCCAGTTTATAAAGTTCCCCTGGTAGAAGAGACGATGAGAGTCACAGGGGGCAGGTGTTTCAGTTTTGGGAATGAGTCCACCAAACATAATCGCACCATCATGGTTCTCGGAGCAACTGGAGCTGGAAAATCAACTCTCATCAATGGGATGATCAATTACATTCTGGGTGTTGAATGGGAGGATTCATATCGGTTTAAGTTAGTTGATGAGGATCAATTGAAATCACAAGCTGAAAGCCAGACGTCTGAAGTCACTGTGTACAAGATCAACCACCAGGAGGGGTCGAAAATAAGATACTCACTGACCATCGTTGACACTCCAGGATTTGGAGATGtgaaaggcaaagaaagagacaaacagatcaCAGAACAGCTGCGTGATCTCTTCTCTTCGAACCAGGATGTCAGTGACATTGATGCTGTGTGTTTCGTAGCTCAGGCGGCTTTAGCTCGACTCACACCAtcacagaaatatgtgtttgactctgtgctCTCAATCTTTGGCAAAGATGTGGCAGAAAACATCAGAGTTCTGGTGACATTTGCAGACGGCCAGCGTCCACCAGTTCTAGAGGCGATCAGAGCTTCAGGTGTCCCGTGTCCTAAAACAGAAGACGGGCTGCCACTTCACTTAAAATTCAACAACTCAGCGTTGTTTGCAGACAACAAATCAtctgcagcaggcagcatgagggaggaggatgaagatggagGCTTCGGTCAGATGTTTTGGAACATGGGAACAAGAAGCATGAAGAAGTTCTTTGATGCTTTGAATGTGATTGAAACTAAAAGCTTGACATTAACTGTGGAGGtgctcagagagagacaggagctcGAGGATGCAGTTGAAAATCTGCAGAGGCAGGTTAAACTTGGGTTAGCCAAGCTTGAGGAGATAAAAGAGACAAGTGAGAAACTGAAGGAGCACGAAGCAGACATCAGCAGGAATGAAAACTTTGAGTTTTACGTCACTGTCACGAAGCCTGTAAAAGTCACCATTTCACATTCTGGATTTTACCTCACCAACTGTCAGCAGTGTCATTACACCTGCCACTTTCCCTGTGGAATACCCAATGATGCAGACAAAAGAAAGTGTTCTGCAATGGCACCAAATGGACACTGTAAAAAGTGTCCAGGCAAATGTCACTGGGATGTACATTACAATCAGAAGTACAAATGGGAGTATGAGGAAgttcaggaaaaacaaactgtgaaaaagctgaaagaaaagtaCCTGGAAGCCTCAGAAGCTGAGACACTTGTTCAGGCACTGATCGACAAACTGAGGGCTGAATACGATCATGTgcagactgaggtggagaaACTGATGGAGAGCTCTGCCAAGTGTTTAAAGAGACTCAAAGAGATCGCACTGAATCCAGATCCGCTCTCCACTCCAGAGTACATCGACATGCTGGTTGAGGAAGAGAAATCTGAGGGCAAACCAGGCTGGAAGCAGCGAGTTCAGTACCTCATAACCATGAGAGAAAAAGCCGAGATCATGGCTAAATTAGACAGAGGAGAGATTCTCCTCCAGAGTCCATAG